The Lacerta agilis isolate rLacAgi1 chromosome 14, rLacAgi1.pri, whole genome shotgun sequence sequence GAGACAGTAAATAATCGGGTTGCAAAGGGGGACTATGACAGCATAAAGAAGTGAAACAAGTTTGCTCGAATTGAGGGAGCTGATAGCCCTGGGGCGGGCATAGATGAAAATACTGGCAGAGTAGAAGATCACTACCACAGTGAGGTGAGAAGCACAGGTGGAGAATGCTTTCTGGCGGCCCTTGGCTGAGGGAATGCGTAGGATGGTGGAGATGATATAAATGTAGGACATGATAGTGACACAAAGGGGAGTCAATAGGATAAACAAAGCTAATATGAAATCTGTCAGCTCAGACATGGACATATCAGTGCAAGACAAGTTCAGAAGTGGGGATACATCACAGAAGAAGTGATTTATGATATTGGGACCACAGTATGTCAACTGAGATATTAGGAGGACTTTCCACGTGGAGATGAAAAAGCCGCTCATCCACGATCCAGCTGCCAGCTGGATACAGAGGGTTCGTGTCATGATTACCTGGTAGCGCAAAGGGTAGCAGATGGCAACATAACGGTCATAGGCCATGACGGCAAGAAGGACACACTCGGTGCAGCCCAATGCCAGGAAGAAATAGAGTTGCATCATGCATCCCGCAAAAGAGATCAGATTTCTCTCTATCACAAAGTTCACCATAGCCTTTGGCAGGGTGATGGTGATGTACCAGATCTCTAAGAAGGACAAGTTCCacagaaagaagtacatgggagtGTGGAGGTTGTTGTTCACCCAGACTGTCAGCATTATCATGATGTTCTCAGACAAAACCAAAATGTAGATAATGAGGAACAACGTGAAGAGCAAGATTCGGAATTCCAGGGATGTTGGGAAGCCCAGTAGAATGAAATCTCTAACACTGGATTGGTTTTGTCTCTCCGTGACTGAATGCCTGTTCTGCACAGAAACAACACTTACAGTGATTACAAAAAGAACCCAGCACCCAAATTACCGgtcgttttgtttgtttcaaaatatGAGTTTTTGTACAACCTAATTTTCTGGGATATCCAGTAGCTATAGCAACCTTCCCTAGCCCCCACCTCAGTGCAGATTAAGCAAAAAGTGATGCAGCTTGAGACAAATAAATCCTAATTTCACAACGCATAGGGTGGCCACACAGCCCTGGCCCAAAATGAGGATCAGTGTCATcaaagcaaaggggaaagccagccagccatgcacAAAAGCCACCTGTGCCTGACTCCCTCAGTCCAGTTGGCAGAAGGGCaaaccctccctcccctcccttatCATTAAACATGTTTGTTGGTCACTTCCCATCTCTCCCAAATCCACACACTTCCAAATATATGCTCCAGAGAGTTGGCAGAGCTTCAAAATGTTGTGGGATGTAGTGCAGCAGGGTGCAAAGGAAAGGGGCAGATGTTATTGCTCTGTTTTTAATTCAGCCTTTCTATGGGACAGCTCCAGCATGCCAGCATTTCCATATATTTGTATCTGAGTACAcagcgggtggcgttgtggtctaaaccacagagcctagggcttgccgatcagaaggtcagtggttcgaatccccactacagggtgagctcccgttgctcggtaccagctcctgcccacctagcagttcgaaagcatgtcaaagtgcaagtagataaataggtaccgctccggcgggaaggtaaacggcgtttccgtgcactgctctggttctccagaagtggcttagtcatgctggccacatgacccggaagctgtacgctggctcccttggccagtaaagcgagatgagcaccacaaccccagagttgtccgcgactggacataacggtcaggagtccctttacctttaccttacatgcatttaacttgatGTAATGACTAGAATAGCTTCCATCCTGTTTAAGTCTATTCACTGCTTTAGTGCTAATGTTCAGAGGCTCCCAATACATCATGTTGGATAAAATATAACCCTTGATGGTGAAAAGTATTTCATCATTCTATGCGTGTTTACTCTGAATTAAGCCTTACTGGGTTCAGGAGAAGTTTTTTTGTAGTTATGAACTAAATGTAATGTCAATAGGTTAGATCCACAGAAAGATCTTCTGAATCATAAGAGTGTTAAAAAAGTCCTGATGGATAAGAGCAAAGTTTTATTTCATAATTTGTATAAATGTCCTTTcctaaatagataaataaatctaCTTTCCAAATAGCTTCTCATAATTTTGAGCGGCAATCAAGTGAAAAAtgtttgctatttatttaaaagcataaaaaataaaatatttataacttGACTGAGTACAATGGTGTTCATGGTGTGCTGCAAAAGTATTGAATTTGTTATAATTTTTGTTCTATTCTCCCCAGAAAACAaatatgcatttcccccctttattttcagCAGTTTTATTAGATATTTTTAAATCTTGCTCTAATCAGTGTAAAACGTGCCATATGACCTATATATTGAAACAGATGGATATTAAGGTTGCTAAATTGGGAGAAAGTTCTACTGAACTCCATAGAACCCACTTTCTAGTAAAtatacataataacaaacaacataTTTGAAGAATTTTATATCAGATTTGCATTTCAGTTTATTTTCTCTAATTGTACTTCTAAGTAACAAAGATCCATATCAGCACACAAGGACTTACCATGATTTGCTTTGAAGGATCCTACCAAATCCAGATTTTGCATGGCAAGagttgaaaaatgagaaacccttTTCCTTTTCAGAGGATAGATTGTAAATAAATCATTGCGCCAAAATTAAGTCTGCACTGGCAAAAAGTTGTTTTCTGATTGGCAAGACTTGACTGCTTTCACCAACAGTCTGAAGTCTGCATTACAAATGAATCCAAAGATTTTCCTGGTGGAGTAGGTAGTTTATAGTGTCAAACACTTTTATCCTGTACTAGTCTAAGGTGCTGTATTACATCACTGGGGGAAAAGCAAATGACATTTACTAAACTTAGGCAACAACATTGTTTTGGTTTCCAGGAAAGCTTGTAAAGTTTTTTTCAAAGATATGGTGCCAATCCAATTCATAGCAACTGGCACACGGAAATATGCAATTAGGGCACTTCCAGCTGTCACTATTAAAGTTCAGTTCAAGTAC is a genomic window containing:
- the LOC117057864 gene encoding olfactory receptor 226-like, which codes for MMYWEPLNISTKAVNRLKQDGSYSSHYIKLNACKNRHSVTERQNQSSVRDFILLGFPTSLEFRILLFTLFLIIYILVLSENIMIMLTVWVNNNLHTPMYFFLWNLSFLEIWYITITLPKAMVNFVIERNLISFAGCMMQLYFFLALGCTECVLLAVMAYDRYVAICYPLRYQVIMTRTLCIQLAAGSWMSGFFISTWKVLLISQLTYCGPNIINHFFCDVSPLLNLSCTDMSMSELTDFILALFILLTPLCVTIMSYIYIISTILRIPSAKGRQKAFSTCASHLTVVVIFYSASIFIYARPRAISSLNSSKLVSLLYAVIVPLCNPIIYCLRNNEVKQALKKTLLQIP